A genomic region of Dunckerocampus dactyliophorus isolate RoL2022-P2 chromosome 10, RoL_Ddac_1.1, whole genome shotgun sequence contains the following coding sequences:
- the rexo1 gene encoding RNA exonuclease 1 homolog encodes MLRSTGFFRGLDCPFYTEPTEGKDSGCNRPYCHFRHSQQRRISYVAAVDIKKLHTAQKEQGYDPFKPEVVRPQEQQNGAPSPSGDISGALELVNKAIEEVSNEVERERRKLSRIGDGPYEPSGRSVPSSDAVKGQATAAAGTHLAYDPGCYQMTSGGYNPNPGCSKYTLDLDSRGSNSNSMEYVPTSLKKNPPRTHTQQIPSPPPSPKFSRTSSLTCKYTVDTSRPSTDMEYDPLSNYAAGIAGKTKRDDNNRDVTVEGKKTHSLKASADTFVPSVKNPQQQTVSTNKYAFSDSDGESSGTEYRPTSLSSLQQRQGKSLMLMGTNLGKERTEGTLKALGQRNEQNLHTQGQLKKRTSPNKKNTVSQSSHIKSEKVQNAKVGQTSLISKSSNKNKKKESQKNSHQDSTKKENKSHGKSNDRKNIVKVMTADKVNREHKRGDGKLKSPGQVKTNLSKRDKATENGAGESRKSKTSDKEQSKQKVKQHKNSKVDGSKTIKVGKKLNKSSSSSASAKSTASPASSKDKVKHSISPKNGKRLKQKERTVSLSHADLFGDESAEEAEPMEVDGGDEEPEEILVRKCADALKRGRLNKRKASELTPSSSEDEDEGTTEQTGADKDVTGMDLSIFQDDLDFDSDPMEECLRIFNESKDVKKEDKGRQTKQPSRDLEEEKNTESTLTTLFPGQKKRISHFVAKGTSDAPSKNVVRPYRRPTPQEVCYQRMQVAQQQAAQFSASIKAASQSSSSTGSSGGKKRIAHRPNPLLISSNTSSSDPKPAGSLLVRTQTTAGILSKTTSTIAQKRVAHTPTMKSVSMKRPIIPIEFGAKVPTIIRQRYLNFFIDECVKFCPSEDVAFQMGLDEEKVVYDRSNTKNIYLNVAVNTLKKLRNKSSSCSSHVMKETGLPPSRKSQSHEDVLGGRLAATTSFTVNRMGKQREEKLNGAALYRKLKPYLMTEEQLQEHGYPRMNSRAAGKAIIHNLPEKKTITDPFSKICCRCGAEYKVNAGGNCVRKEECGFHWGRLRRQKVAGGWETIYSCCSGAVGSPGCQTAKQHVQDGRKESLGGYVTTFSKPLPPDGNGGVYALDCEMCYTKQGLELTRVTVINSDLKVIYDTFVKPENKVVDFNTRFSGVTAEDLENATITLRDVQAVLLSMFSAESILLGHSLESDLVALKLIHSSVVDTAIVFPHRLGLPYKRALRSLMADHLKRIIQDSVEGHDSSEDALACMELMMWKLKEDAKVRR; translated from the exons ATGCTGAGATCAACCGGCTTCTTTCGTGGGCTTGACTGTCCATTTTATACGGAACCCACAGAGGGCAAAGACAGCGGGTGCAACAGACCTTACTGTCACTTCAGGCACAGCCAGCAGAGACGGATTTCCTACGTAGCAGCAGTCGACATTAAAAAGCTCCATACCGCCCAAAAAG AACAAGGCTATGACCCCTTCAAACCAGAAGTTGTGAGGCCTCAGGAGCAGCAGAATGGGGCGCCATCCCCCTCGGGAGACATCAGCGGTGCTCTGGAGCTGGTCAACAAGGCCATCGAGGAGGTTAGCAATGAGGTGGAGAGGGAGAGGAGGAAGCTGTCTAGGATCGGGGACGGACCTTATGAACCCAGTGGAAGAAGTGTGCCTTCCTCGGATGCTGTTAAAGGTCAAgcgacagcagcagcaggcacACACTTGGCCTACGATCCTGGGTGTTACCAGATGACGTCAGGGGGGTATAACCCCAATCCTGGTTGCAGCAAGTACACTCTGGATTTGGACAGTCGGGGAAGCAATAGCAACTCCATGGAGTACGTACCTACGTCTTTGAAAAAGAATCCACCTCGGACACACACGCAACAAATCCCCTCTCCTCCCCCGAGTCCTAAATTTTCCAGGACATCCTCCTTGACATGTAAATACACCGTGGACACTTCCAGACCCTCTACAGACATGGAGTATGACCCGCTCTCCAACTATGCTGCAGGAATAGCGGGAAAGACTAAAAGGGATGATAACAACCGTGATGTTACGGTGGAGGGCAAAAAGACACACAGCCTCAAAGCATCAGCTGACACTTTTGTCCCGTCTGTGAAAAACCCACAGCAGCAGACTGTGAGCACAAACAAGTACGCATTCTCTGACTCGGATGGGGAGAGCTCTGGAACCGAATACAGACCCACTTCGCTTAGTAGTCTCCAGCAGAGGCAAGGCAAGAGTTTAATGCTGATGGGAACCAATTTGGGGAAAGAGAGGACTGAGGGTACCCTAAAAGCACTGGGGCAGAGAAATGAACAGAACTTGCACACACAGGGGCAGCTAAAAAAAAGGACCAGCCCAAATAAAAAGAACACGGTCAGTCAAAGTAGTCACATAAAAAGTGAGAAGGTTCAGAATGCAAAAGTGGGCCAAACCTCTCTTATTAGTAAGAGCAGCAACAAGAATAAGAAGAAAGAGTCCCAAAAGAACTCACACCAGGACTCTACAAAAAAGGAGAATAAAAGCCACGGGAAGAGTAATGATCGAAAGAACATTGTTAAGGTGATGACAGCTGATAAAGTTAATAGGGAACACAAGAGAGGCGATGGAAAGCTTAAATCTCCGGGGCAAGTAAAAACGAACTTGAGCAAACGAGACAAAGCCACAGAAAACGGTGCAGGGGAAAGCAGGAAGTCCAAGACGTCGGACAAGGAGCAAAGCAAGCAGAAGGTgaagcaacacaaaaacagtaaAGTGGATGGTAGCAAAACAATTAAGGTTGGAAAGAAACTTAACAAAAGCAGCTCTTCGAGTGCCAGCGCTAAGAGCACAGCTAGTCCTGCGAGCAGCAAAGATAAAGTCAAACATAGCATTAGCCCCAAAAACGGGAAAAGGCtgaagcaaaaagaaagaaccGTGAGTCTCAGTCACGCTGATCTTTTTGGGGATGAGAGTGCAGAGGAGGCCGAACCGATGGAGGTGGATGGCGGCGATGAAGAGCCGGAGGAAATTCTCGTGAGGAAATGTGCTGATGCTTTAAAGAGGGGGCGACTGAATAAGAGGAAAGCATCAGAGCTGACGCCGTCTTCCtctgaggatgaggatgagggcACTACAGAGCAGACTGGGGCAGATAAAGACGTTACCGGAATGGACTTGTCAATCTTCCAGGATGATTTGGACTTTGACTCAGATCCGATGGAGGAGTGTTTACGAATCTTTAATGAATCCAAGGATGTGAAGAAGGAAGACAAGGGAAGGCAAACAAAGCAG CCCTCCAGAGATTTAGAGGAGGAGAAGAACACTGAGAGCACTTTAACCACTCTCTTCCCTGGTCAGAAGAAGagaatttcacactttgttgcCAAAGGAACT AGCGATGCACCTTCAAAGAATGTGGTTCGGCCGTACAGGAGACCCACACCTCAGGAGGTTTGTTATCAACGCATGCAGGTGGCGCAGCAGCAAGCTGCTCAGTTCTCTGCTTCCATCAAAGCTGCCTCACAGAGCTCTTCCAGCACTGGCTCTTCAGGAGGCAAGAAGAGGATCGCACACCGTCCCAATCCGCTGTTAATATCCTCCAACACAA GTTCTTCAGATCCTAAACCAGCTGGCAGCCTGCTTGTTAGGACCCAAACCACAGCTGGTATCCTGTCAAAGACCACATCCACCATCGCACAAAAAAGAGTGGCTCACACACCCACCATGAAG AGTGTTTCAATGAAGCGTCCCATCATCCCCATTGAGTTTGGGGCCAAAGTGCCGACCATCATTCGCCAGCGCTACCTCAACTTTTTCATCGACGAGTGCGTCAAGTTTTGCCCATCAGAGGACGTTGCCTTCCAGATG GGCCTTGATGAGGAGAAGGTGGTGTATGACCGCAGTAACACGAAGAACATATATCTCAACGTAGCTGTCAACACGCTGAAAAAGCTCCGCAACAAGAGCAGCTCATGCTCCTCACATGTCATGA AGGAGACAGGCTTACCTCCTTCCAGGAAATCACAGTCCCACGAGGACGTACTGGGAGGTCGCCTTGCAGCTACAACAAGTTTCACTGTCAACAGGATGGGGAAACAACGAGAAGAGAAGCTAAATG GAGCTGCACTGTACAGAAAGCTGAAGCCATACCTGATGACAGAGGAGCAACTGCAGGAGCACGGATACCCTCGAATGAACTCCAGGGCCGCCGGAAAAGCTATTATACATAACCTCCCAGAGAAGAAGACCATCACTGACC CCTTTTCCAAGATATGCTGCAGATGTGGTGCCGAGTATAAAGTCAACGCCGGCGGTAACTGTGTCCGCAAAGAAGAATGTGGTTTTCACTGGGGACGTTTGCGCAGACAGAAAG TGGCAGGAGGCTGGGAGACCATTTACAGCTGCTGCTCCGGGGCTGTGGGCTCTCCAGGCTGCCAGACGGCCAAG CAACATGTTCAGGATGGCCGTAAGGAGTCATTAGGTGGCTATGTGACCACATTCAGCAAACCTCTCCCACCAGATGGCAATGGAGGAGTATATGCATTAGATTGTGAAATG TGTTACACCAAGCAGGGCCTGGAGCTGACGAGAGTAACAGTCATAAACTCGGACTTAAAAGTCATCTACGACACATTCGTCAAACCTGAGAACAAAGTGGTCGACTTCAATACACG GTTTTCAGGCGTGACAGCAGAGGACCTGGAGAACGCCACCATCACCTTGAGAGATGTACAAGCTGTGCTGCTCAGTATGTTCAGTGCCGAGTCCATCCTGCTGGGACACAGTCTAGAGAGTGACCTCGTGGCTCTCAAG CTCATTCACAGTTCGGTGGTAGACACAGCCATTGTGTTCCCTCACCGACTCGGTTTACCCTACAAACGTGCCTTGAGGAGCCTAATGGCCGACCACCTTAAACGCATCATCCAGGACAGCG TGGAGGGCCACGACTCGAGTGAAGATGCTTTGGCTTGCATGGAACTGATGATGTGGAAGCTGAAGGAGGACGCGAAGGTCAGGAGATGA
- the mknk2b gene encoding MAP kinase-interacting serine/threonine-protein kinase 2b → MVQNKITEVTGFHRSFKGQNPFATDEFTKNGSHLIDSTFDFDSSPRHDLPSSQPIDIPDAKKRNKKKKRCRATDSFSGRFEDVYRLQEEVLGEGAYARVQTCINLITNKEYAVKIIEKRPGHSRSRVFREVEMLYQCQGHSNILELVEFFEEEDKFYLVFEKLRGGSILAHIHKRQHFSEQEASIVVQDIARALDFLHNKGMAHRDLKPENILCESADKISPVKICDFDLGSGIKLNSDSSPISTPELLTPCGSAEYMAPEVVEAFSEEATIYDKRCDLWSLGVILYIMLSGYPPFVGRCGGDCGWELGEPCHTCQNTLFESIQEGKYEFPDKDWAHISSSAKDLISRLLVRDAKKRLSASQVLQHPWVQGGASNTLPTPLFHQRTSNARDLTFFADKVMAVNRQLAEQDGMEEQQQQDTPVVVTAAGSSMHLSPPSNSKLARRRQRSSQPKGGPVSAAELRQLLAPLVIVGDCA, encoded by the exons ATGGTGCAAAATAAGATCACCGAAGTCACTGGATTCCACCGCTCTTTTAAG GGCCAAAATCCTTTTGCGACAGATGAATTCACCAAAAATGGATCCCATCTCATTGACTCAACATTTGATTTTGATTCCTCCCCAAGGCATG ACCTACCTTCCAGCCAGCCTATTGACATCCCCGATGCCAAGAAgagaaacaagaagaagaagcgttGCAGGGCAACAGACAGTTTCTCAGGACGATTTGAGG ATGTATACAGACTGCAGGAGGAAGTACTGGGAGAGGGAGCCTATGCTCGGGTGCAAACGTGCATAAACCTCATCACCAACAAAGAGTATGCTGTCAAG ATAATTGAAAAAAGACCGGGCCACAGCCGCAGCCGAGTCTTCCGTGAGGTTGAGATGCTCTACCAGTGCCAGGGTCACAG TAACATCCTGGAGTTGGTGGAATTCTTTGAAGAGGAAGACAAATTCTACCTGGTGTTTGAAAAGCTCAGAGGAG GTTCGATTTTGGCGCACATTCACAAAAGACAGCACTTCAGTGAGCAGGAAGCCAGTATTGTTGTGCAGGACATTGCCAGAGCTCTGGATTTCCTGCATAACAAGG GAATGGCACACCGAGACCTCAAACCTGAAAACATCCTCTGCGAAAGTGCAGACAAG ATCTCTCCTGTTAAGATTTGTGACTTTGACCTGGGCAGTGGCATCAAACTGAACAGTGACAGCTCACCCATCTCCACCCCTGAGCTTCTCACTCCT TGTGGCTCTGCAGAGTACATGGCACCTGAGGTGGTCGAGGCCTTCAGCGAGGAGGCCACCATTTATGACAAGCGCTGTGACCTTTGGAGCCTCGGTGTCATCTTGTACATCATGCTTAGTGGCTACCCACCTTTCGTAGGCCGCTGTGGTGGGGACTGTGGCTGGGAACTGGGGGAACCCTGCCACACATGCCAG AACACCCTGTTTGAAAGTATTCAAGAAGGAAAGTACGAGTTTCCAGACAAAGACTGGGCTCATATCTCCTCAAGTGCCAAAGACCTTATATCCAGACTTCTGGTTCGGGATGCCAAAAAGCGCCTTAGTGCTAGCCAGGTGCTGCAGCACCCGTGGGTGCAGGGG GGTGCATCAAACACTCTGCCAACGCCTCTTTTTCATCAGAG AACCAGCAATGCGAGGGATCTGACATTCTTTGCCGACAAAGTCATGGCTGTGAACCGGCAGCTGGCTGAACAGGATGGCatggaggagcagcagcagcaggacacCCCCGTGGTGGTCACCGCTGCCGGCTCTTCAATGCACCTCTCTCCTCCTTCCAACTCAAAGCTGGCCAGGCGCAGGCAGCGGAGCAGCCAGCCCAAAGGAGGGCCCGTCTCTGCTGCTGAGCTCCGTCAGCTCTTGGCCCCTCTTGTTATTGTGGGCGACTGTGCCTGA